Genomic segment of Kibdelosporangium phytohabitans:
GGGCCATCGCGGACATGATGGACCGGCGCAAACTCCTGCTGATCACCAACTCGGGCATCGCGCTGAGCTCGATCCTGCTGTGGTTGCAGGCCGCGATGGGGGCGCAGTCGGTCTGGGTCGTGCTGCTGCTGCTCGGCGTGCAGCAGTCCTTCTTCGCGGTCAACATGCCGACCCGGTCGGCGGCGATCTCCCGGCTGGTGCCGCCGGAGCTGATGCCGTCGGCGATGGCGCTCGGCTCGACCATCTTCACGTTCGGCGCCGTGCTCGGCCCGTTGCTGGCCGGTGCGCTGCTGCCGGTCCTCGGACTGTCCACTTTGTACCTGGTCGACTCGGTCGCGCTCGTGCTCGCGATGTACGCGGTGTGGCGCCTGCCGCCGATGCCGCCGCTCAGCGGGGAGATCAGACGGGCCGGGCTGCGTGACGTCGTCGACGGATTCCGTTATCTCGCCGGGCAGACCGTGCTGCTGGCGTCGTTCCTCGTCGACATCATCGCGATGGTCGCGGGCATGCCGCGCGCGCTGTTCCCGGAGATGGCCGAGCGCACGTTCGGCGACCCGCCGGGCGGTGGCAGCGCGCTGGGCTGGTTGTACGCGGCCATTCCGCTCGGCGCGTTCGTGCTGGGGCTGTCGTCGGGCTGGTT
This window contains:
- a CDS encoding MFS transporter; its protein translation is MDIRPLRVRPYRRLWLSTAVTSIGAQLTAVAVPKQVFDLTGSSGYVGLTGAVALVPLLVFGLWGGAIADMMDRRKLLLITNSGIALSSILLWLQAAMGAQSVWVVLLLLGVQQSFFAVNMPTRSAAISRLVPPELMPSAMALGSTIFTFGAVLGPLLAGALLPVLGLSTLYLVDSVALVLAMYAVWRLPPMPPLSGEIRRAGLRDVVDGFRYLAGQTVLLASFLVDIIAMVAGMPRALFPEMAERTFGDPPGGGSALGWLYAAIPLGAFVLGLSSGWLHKVNRHGVGVIISVCVWGAAMVGFGLSSALWLAVVFLAIGGAADMVSAVYRSSILQMAAPDDMRGRMQGVFTVVVAGGPRLADITHGWTAAGTGTAVASAGGGVLVIILTVASAIWLSAFWRYRADKQVATAME